CAATTATGGGCTCTTCTTTgccaaaatctaaaataaatgcTAGAAAAATACAAGACAAAAATACATTAAGGGCTAAGAATCAAATACCACCACAAAATGGGAATCAAATTGTAAAGTATATGTTACTAGCACAATCAACAAGTACATAACAAACAAAGCAATCATAATTTATATCTTTGTCTCTCATACTGATATTGATTGTCACCTCACACGTCAACACCTTCAGCATAATATCATTACTTTCCTGTTTTTCCTCTTATAGATTTCTTATTTGCTCATGAAAATGCATTACGTCgaatatttttagtttcttgGCTGAAAAATGTTCAACTAAACCTATTAATTCATCATGAGATTGAggtgatattatatatatatatatataaagcatTTTAGTTGTTATGTTTGTTTCAACGTAATAATGTCCTTGAGACAATTTAATAAAACATCGAGTAGATGATTTGATTGTGAGACACTGTAGAGCTTTACTCTTAGATTTTCTTTGTCGAGTATTGTTATGAAGGGCAATAATAATGCGGTCGAGACTATTATGTGTGGGGACTAATAACTCTATCTTACAAGTTATTGATACAAGATATCAAATCATAACATAGATACATGTCAAGGTAAATGCATATTGAATTGCCCCACTATGAGAATAATAAATAGTGTGTTATGTAAGTGTCATAAGTTATTCTCATAGTGATAGTAGTGTATGTCACCCTCTAACCTAAAACCATTATGGTTCTTATATAAGGAGTTGAGTGTTTCAGTGCTGTCAAATGTTGACTGTAACAAGCCAATTATAAAGTCGGTTGATCAGATGCTCAACGAATCATGTAGAGGAACACGAGTGACCTTGATAAGATTTGTCTTTCCTACATAATATGAGTAATATATGTGGGCTTATTTATAGAGTATGATTATAAAATGCATAGTCATGCTAAAATAAGTCAATATGAGATATTGATCTTATTTGTTATTACTAAGTATACTCATGAATCAAAGAATATAATACTGAACTATACAAGGGTGACACATACTATGTCTTGCGTTCAATATAGATATaaggataaaaatataattatacacAAGGTCATTATTACATAAAGATTATGTTAAATCACAAGACATTTTTTCACTTAAGTAGCAATGATGTGTTGCTAGATATTGTTcactatttataatattaaatatgtgattttaaCAATATTACCAACATTATGAGAACCTAAGGTGTTACACACGGAATAACATATTAATGAGAggttaaaaataaatgagacTTATTTGATTCAATGGTACCCTCTTATCACACCAATAAGAATTAATGAAATGTGGAACACCGTAACCTATGGTGCGCTAGGTTTGTATAAGTAGCTCTATAAATAGAACTCTCATGCAAAATTGTAAGATATGATATCTGATCACACAGAAACCCTCGTCGTACCAAACCTTATGACAAATGTTTTCCCCTCATCAACTTTGTTCATTAACTAACATTGAAATGAACATTGCTCTTATTCGAAGTCTATTCGTGTGGTCTACGTAGAGACATTTTCATTCAACCAACATTTGTGATTCTCGCCAACGCTCGTCTACAAAGGTTATGCGCTGCAAGAGGTAATTGCATGATCCCTCATTCATGACTATTCGCAAGGATCAATCGAAatgaaaactttttaaaaatcttttgtgttttgtttgtaTGTTTATTTATGATTTCTTTTCGGTTTAGTTCTTtgtatttttagtatttatattaatttgtatTGTTATGGCTTTACATTCTATTAAAACTCTATCCTCCTTTTGTTGTTCCCTTTTTCTCTCATTCTCGTGTTTTTTATGGGTTCATATTGTTAATTGTCATATCTTAATgtagaaaatttatttcatcATGCCAAATTATATGTGAGTTCTATACTGAGTCACCTTCATAAGTGTTCTATTGTTAACTAACATTTAAAATTTCACTGAAAGTTTAACGATAATCGACGATACTTTACAAAAGCAATAATAGTTCATGATCATATATGTCTTTGTAGATAAGAAAATGATTTGATTGACGTCgaataaatacaaaatacatatttattttcttatttttatcgaAACTAATATCATTTAAGTCAATATCttgatcataaaaataaaaaatgataattaatatttaaaagacgACATTTataatcattaaattttttttaaaaaaaaattaagtaataatATACACTGACCATTGTGTTCGATTAATCCAAAAAACAAGCAAATATAGTTTGTCATATGTGTTTAAGAGGGCAGCTAGCTTAGAGCATCTCCAACAGTGAACTCAACATCGTTTCATTAAATAGGGTCCACTGTACCACATCATCTTGAaacaactcattcattttttactccaACTGTGAACTCAACGTGGATTCATTAAATAGGTCTCACTGAcggtcataaatttattattattaataaattaataaataaaaggtaatggttaaaattttattattattaaattatgaaagtatCATTCCTTCGTAAGAGAACCGTGATGACAGTTTGGCACAACTCCAACAGTGAACTCGCCAAAGACTGAATTTTAGGTAACTACGAACTGCGAACGAACTTATTTAGCTACTGTTGGAGATGCTCTTACAACTCCCATAACTTTATGGGTACTCTATTTGGAACCTCTTATCTGTTAGCGTTCACGCTATTCTAATTCAAGTACAAGAAAAATAGGAAAAGATGATAGAATGTGTTGTTTTATTAAGAGATGAATATGCTACTTATATATAGCTTTTATCACATGATTTCTAACTAACTTCTatttaactaactaactaaacaAGTGGTTAGTTAATTAGTTGATTACATACAATCAAACTACCTTGAATTACACAAATTGAATACGGAGAACGTTTAACGTTCTCTATTTTTCTAAAACTCAAAATCAATAACATTTTTGGTTTCCAACACTGTCCCTTAATTCAAGTTGATCTTGAATCAGTGACATCTTTTGCAGCCTCTCCATCTTAAGTTCTTATGCTATTCTGGATCATCATTTTTCTTTGCTCTTATCTTCTTCCTTTGGTTTTCCATTCACATTCACAGGTTTCGGAGATTCTATTTTCTCGACTTTGTCATTTGCGATGATACTTTCTTCTTGTAAGCTATGTTTGCGTCCCTCCTGATTCATGAAAAACTCCACCTTTGGAACATCCTCTCCTTCATATCCATGACCATTCTCTTCATAATATTCAACTACTTTAGGAAGCAAATCATATTCCTTCTCACTGTCTGAAAGATCACCATTTCCTGTGCAGTGTGGTTTCTCATTGTAGCTTCTTCCAACAACTTAGACAACTCCTCCACCTTCTTAATATATTCGGCTTCTCTAACTTCTCTTGATTATGTAGATACTTCATGTAATGCAGAAACTAAGCTTTCCATAGCCTTTTTATTTCACTCATCTAGAAGACTATGCGCATAGAATTCTACCATTCTTGAGGTTTCAAGTTCTACATTAAGTTGTTCAATATgagtttctttctttttacAACTTCTCATCATAACCTTTTCCCTTGTCACGTTCTTTCTTGAGAGCTTATATCTCTATTTTCAACTTCAATATAAGCTTACTATCACTAGCATCCGTTTTTTTCTTTGCGTCAATTTAGCTGCATAAACTTTTGTTTTTTCGGCATGAACCTCAACAACTTTAGTTGCATCATCAGCATGATTCAATGCCTGCTTCTTGGCATCACAAGCCATGTCGAGTTCTTGTTTAACTCGTTGAAGCTCCTCCGCGGTGGAGGAAATAGCAGCCATGTCCAAGGCATGCTGGTTCTTCACATTTTCAAGCTCTTTCTGCcattcttcttccttcttcttcacaACTTCAATTCCAACCTATTCCAATTCAACAACTCGGAACTTTTCAATCTCTGATTCCTCCTTAGCCAACTTTTGAGCCACCAATGCTTCCCTGAGTTTCTCATTTGCTTCATCAACCACTATTTGTGCTTCTTTCAACTCATCAATAGTTTTTGCCTTCTTCTTCTCAGCCTGAAGAGTTTGTTTATTTGCTTTCTTTAGATCTTCTTGAGATGCATTCAACTAGTTCTGCAATTTCCATTGTTTGCACTTGAACTCATCTTCACTTCACTCGTGTTTAATCCTTATACTTCACTCATGTTTATCACTCTGATTTGATTTTTCGCAACTAAACCAAACTCTTGATACCATTTGTTAGCGTTCATGTTATTCTAATTCAAGTGCAAGAAATAGAAAAAGGTGATATAATGCGTTGTTTTATTAAGAGACGAATATGTTATTTATAGATAacttttattacattatttctaactaactaactaaacaAATGGTTAGTTAGTTGATTATATACAATCAAACTAACTTGAATTACAGAAACTAAATACAGATAATGTTTAttaacattctccgttttcctAACACTCAAAAAacgttttctatttttataacacTCAAAACCAATAACACTCAAAacgttttctatttttataacacTCAAAACCAATAACATCCCtaacaaaatactcattttatcTCAAAACGAGTAtggtttaaaaaatttatacacgtattaaaaaatacaataattaaaagaaaaagagaagtgTCTTTAACTCTTAATTCAATTGTCAAATGCCTATATTTTTAGATTGGACTTCTTATCTCAGATTCAAAAAACCTCAcagttgtgtgagttaattatagtgaaatttattatttttttaaaataaaataaaattaaaaattatgtatataataattatttaattaaaatttgtaaataatatttattttaatatactttttttactaaaataacatTGACTCGTGAGATGAAAGGAATGATTAAATTTCTCAACAAACATAGAAAAAGTAGTCCACCGTCAATTTTCATGGGGTGCATTTTATACGTACCCACATGTGCATCCAACCGTTGTTGCTTTCAGCAGAAAAAAACATCTTTCTTCAATAATTCAACCATATAATGGATTTTTCCAATTAAGTGttcttttggatttttttaaatattttacttttaaattaatgtattaaattattcttttttcttttcttcaagaagTTATACGATAGAATTGCGAGTTGCACGAAATTTTGTTTCCATTTAAGATATCGcatataaaaatgtaattcttagagaaattaaattttcatagaatacaatattaattttaaaatatgatattaaaaaaatgatataataaaaaaatttaccatatAATACCAAAAATGGCAAagtttttcaaataatataagTTGTAAGAATTCCCAAAAATAGGACGATAAGATGAAACGCAACGTTGCCGTATTCCAATTAACAAGAAAACAATAGCCTACACGTCACGCTTTTCTACAACTATAGTCTATAGCCTATTTatacacaaacacaactaaACTAAAAAGTAACCCTAACAAAAAGCTCTTATTcccaaattcattttattttttgcttaaGCTTTTTATATACCAATATGTCATCTTCTTCTCCTACCTCATTAgatatcaaaaatcaaaaggaaggTATTATTAtgctataaaattatttttgtgttattttcaatagttttatattttttgttaatttttttaaaatttaacttttatgtAGGATTTGTTGGTGCTATTGAGGTGAAGAAACCCATTCTAGATCACGAAAATGTTCTTCAGAAACATGCTGGTTTCTTTGATTTGAATAAAGATGGTGTTATTTACCCATGGGAGACTTTCCaaggtattttttacataaatgcttgaaattaattttcattaattaaactTTATCTAAAGGAAAATTTTAGTATCCAAAttatttattcttaattaaactttatttatatattttccaaAATGAAAAACAGCAATGCGTGAAATTGGGAGTGGATTGTTATTATCAACTGCAGCTGCTGTTTTCATCAATGTTTCCCTCAGTCATAGTACTCGCCCTGTATGTTCTATAtcttttttcatgttttttgtTTGGTACATATTCaggaaaatttaaatgttaaacatgatttttgtaaattttaatattttggtacttattagaaaatatatgtgaaactttattttgtggattttttgatatattatttttaaataatttttatttatttttctaattattcttttttatatatctgACTTTTGAATAAAGATTGATTCGATCATaagaaaaagatattttgagtGGTGAAGTGAAAGGATGTGCAAATGCCACGAATGAGGATAATCTTGATATTGAGTCGGTGACAATAATTGCCACAAGATATATCTCTTATATTTTGCTACATTAggaaaattgatttaatttgtgtacaaagttttttatttttatttttttatacgtttaatttttattataattattttaaagttagtCGGTGAATGTTATATCATTTTCAGCAAGAAAAAGACAAATTATATTTccgaatttttttttgaagttttatatTACTTAGAAAATTATAATAGTTGAATAATTTATAAGTGAAAAGATCTATAAAcgcattgttttaaattttttgatttaaatatgGTGTCTCACTCATTTCTATGGTTGCTTTTGGTTAAACATAGATGATAGTTAGATTCTTCTGTGATGACCCAACATTTACAATAATGACGTTAACAAATATCGAATCTATAACTtagtcaattttttatatttatctttatattACTAAATCAGATTACTCTTGAAATAAATAGTGCAGAGTTGATGTGCAGGGCATGTGAatcttataaattttagatgCCAAATTTAATTTCTACTCATaaaaaaatgaactaattaAAGATAATGTATGAGCTAAAGATAATGTTGAGTCATTTATATAGGTAATATTAGAATTCGATACATAATATTGTAGTAATTATCATCTGTGATATTTTACTTACCTTTCACTTTCAGTTAAAATGTGTATTGTTATATTTTCTATTCTTTATATTATTCAAAAGGTGTGCTAGAGAAAGGTTGGTAACATTTACATGTCATATTTTCtattcttataatatttaaaaggtgttctaaaattataatcaacatttattagtgtttttttttttatatttttaattgatgaacTTATTATCATATCTAGCACAATTTTTATATGGTTTTTGTTGTGTNNNNNNNNNNNNNNNNNNNNNNNNNNNNNNNNNNNNNNNNNNNNNNNNNNNNNNNNNNNNNNNNNNNNNNNNNNNNNNNNNNNNNNNNNNNNNNNNNNNNNNNNNNNNNNNNNNNNNNNNNNNNNNNNNNNNNNNNNNNNNNNNNNNNNNNNNNNNNNNNNNNNNNNNNNNNNNNNNNNNNNNNNNNNNNNNNNNNNNNNNNNNNNNNNNNNNNNNNNNNNNNNNNNNNNNNNNNNNNNNNNNNNNNNNNNNNNNNNNNNNNNNNNNNNNNNNNNNNNNNNNNNNNNNNNNNNNNNNNNNNNNNNNNNNNNNNNNNNNNNNNNNNNNNNNNNNNNNNNNNNNNNNNNNNNNNNNNNNNNNNNNNNNNNNNNNNNNNNNNNNNNNNNNNNNNNNNNNNNNNNNNNNNNNNNNNNNNNNNNNNNNNNNNNNNNNNNNNNNNNNNNNNNNNNNNNNNNNNNNNNNNNNNNNNNNNNNNNNNNNNNNNNNNNNNNNNNNNNNNNNNNNNNNNNNNNNNNNNNNNNNNNNNNNNNNNNNNNNNNNNNNNNNNNNNNNNNNNNNNNNNNNNNNNNNNNNNNNNNNNNNNNNNNNNNNNNNNNNNNNNNNNNNNNNNNNNNNNNNNNNNNNNNNNNNNNNNNNNNNNNNNNNNNNNNNTTCcatcttttctttttccaattGAAGTTAAGAATATTAAATTTGGCAAACATGGCAGTGACAGTGGAGTTTATGATTCTGAAGGAAGGTTGTTATTtacacaaaattatatatatattctaattaAAACTTTTGGGTTGtttctttattaaaaaacttattataatttttttaggttTGTTGCATCGAAATTTGAAGAAATTTTCATCAAACATGCACATACATATCCAAATGCTTTAACACATGATGAGCTGAAGGAAATGATAAAGACAAACAGAGAACCTAACGATTTCAAAGGAAGGTATGAtatcattaatatttaattaatttaaacatatatttctatgataattaaaaaaacattatggATGCATTAATCACATTTttcagtattaattaatttaatttatttcccTATAAAAAGTGGCCATGTCatttatcaatatttaattattttaaattaagttaaaaattcGAATTGATTTTGACTTTGTATCCGATAAAATAGGAGTAACAAAGAAtttaccaaaaaataatattattatattgcaataatttgattttgtcaTGCAGGATTGGTGGTTTTGTTGAATGGGAAGTTCTTTACAAACTTGCAAAAGACAAGAATGGTTTACTACAGAAAGAAACAATCCGAGGTGTTTATGATGGAACCTTGTTTGAAGCCCTCAAAAAGGAACAtacaaaaattaagaatttgTCTTAATTATCTATATCGATAATAGTGCGAAAACAATTcctataaaaatttaatgaagattGTAACACTGTTGTGACATtatgtgttttatatttttgtaccGTTTAGCATTATTGATATCGACAATAAACAAACAGTGCAAGTTATTGGTCCAGCGTACGTGGAgattattaaatttagaaagaaatttagttattttcttttaatttaatagtcTTCACAGCTATTcagtaaaaaatttatatacaatatgtttttattttatttttttattccattgtttatatttttattatttgttaaataatgtATCTCTATGTATCTGCTCATTTATTATGTTCTGTAATATACATTTAGATGATTAGGTCAATTGATATTAGAAGTTCATGAATGTTTTTGTAAAAAGTCTTTtccatctaaatttatataaagtTCATGATTGTTTAATTCATTGGTgatgtaaaaaaaatactttttacatGGTTATGGATATAATATAATCGATGCaactataatatattttagtcgGTTTTGTGTAGTAGCCAATGATTTACAATATAGCAATTATAATCATAGTTGATATTGAAagtcattttataaaattagaatttaatattGACTAAGATGTTAGAATTTTAGTCTCATCACATTTGCTTCATAAAGGATAATTGTGTAAATGGCAAGAAAACAAATTAGGAACCAAATGACCCCTTTTTGAATTAACCTTGCAATGGTGTATTTGCAATACAAGCAACTCACAATCATTTCTCAAAGGTCCTTTTCCcgtaattttgaattttttattttagaactaaaatatgtttaaataaaataaagttaaattaattttttactcaTTTTGAAAAGAGTTTTTACCTAAAAtacaaaactacaaaaaataagttttaaaattcttatttttattttaactctatCATGTCACCATCAATGGTTCTCAGCCACCACTTCGACCATCGTCGTCCACCACTCCAACCACTATTCTGACCACCGTTGATCACCACTCTAATACTACAAAAATATTAGATTTTGCGAGGATCAAATGTATTAGGAAAAAGTGCATTATTGAAGGTCATTTGAGGATTGGCAAAAATACGGTGGTTAACTTCTATTTACTCTATTAATCAAAGTCAAATTAATAGATTACTTGGATCAAACGTGACACCTAGGTGTAAATATTATCATAGCAATTTTGTTGAAAGCTATAAAGAGGAAAATGTAATGAAAATTAGTTTTGATAACAGTGATGATGAAAGTTTTGCAAGTGAAAAAGGTTTTATAGTTGATCAACCAAACAATAAATCTGTTGATAAGAGAAATTTGTTGCAACATAGAAGATGAAAAGGAAGTTCGAAAGActaagaaaagaagaagagtGTGACACATTTAATGATGAAGTTACTCAAAAAAGAGTGTGACACATTTAATGATGAAGTGACTATGAAGAAGAAAAGTGTGACACATTTAATGATGAAGTTACTCTAAAAAGTACTAGTGTGACGGTTAGTGAATTTTatgttctattttatttttgactcaATTTTGGTTTATACAAAGTTATGTATGAATTTATTTGGGTTTATGGTTATTAAGATTATGAACCATTTTGGTTATGTTAGATTCTGAATTGGTATGTCAGATTCTAAATTTGTTTATCTTTTAAggttattatatgttatgattTGTATTAATGAACATGTACTAAATGTACTTTTTTTCTATGGTTCTGCTTTGATTTGGTTTTGTTATGgattcaaaccaaattaaaaatgaattctAAATTAAGGAGTCAAAATGTAcataaaattgaacataaatcaTTTTGACCAAATTAAACATCAAcgatttttattctttaagcTTAATATTACAGAAGATACATAATACaataatgacatttttttctTACATCAACGCATAAAACAACTAACTATATCATTCAATTCAAACTAAACATTACATTAAAAGTATCTTAAGACACATCATTCtaaatcaaaatacaaatcacaCCAACACATGATACAACACTTTCATAAAATGAAAAACACATAATACAACATTGTCATTCAAAAGAACCAAATTTCAAATcctccaaattttaatttatttcatgcGAATTTTTAGTCTCATTTCAAGTGCAACATTGTTTTGATTTTGACTGAATAAGTTATGACTTGGTAAACAACTTTTTGGGCTTGCTCATCAATATTTTGGGTTTGATCAACAATTTTTTGACTTTGTTCAACAACTTTCATCTTTTGTTCATTGAGTTGTTGTCTTTGTTCATCAAGTGTTTGCAAGAGAACCCCAAATCTTCTTTTTGTTTCATGATGAACAATCTTTTTC
The genomic region above belongs to Cicer arietinum cultivar CDC Frontier isolate Library 1 chromosome 4, Cicar.CDCFrontier_v2.0, whole genome shotgun sequence and contains:
- the LOC101490284 gene encoding probable peroxygenase 5 yields the protein MSSSSPTSLDIKNQKEGFVGAIEVKKPILDHENVLQKHAGFFDLNKDGVIYPWETFQAMREIGSGLLLSTAAAVFINVSLSHSTRPVCFPSFLFPIEVKNIKFGKHGSDSGVYDSEGRFVASKFEEIFIKHAHTYPNALTHDELKEMIKTNREPNDFKGRIGGFVEWEVLYKLAKDKNGLLQKETIRGVYDGTLFEALKKEHTKIKNLS